In Kangiella koreensis DSM 16069, a single window of DNA contains:
- the pilV gene encoding type IV pilus modification protein PilV, giving the protein MLKKKLKTSGYPKVKPAFSKQQGFSLMEVLIAMIIIAIGLLGFLSLQLASVNSNQEGMARTQATLVGQDLAASMRGNRKFINEVDGTLNPYLNNDAYNDCTTEPPQACGGAGSNCTATQQAEFDVWKVCATLSGFDGSAANTVANNPMIGGQVLVSCKDRDTLDGDICSPGSTFSIYTYWQAGALREDVGQTQGIIRNARCDALAPGDDFDCTVIDLMP; this is encoded by the coding sequence ATGTTAAAGAAAAAACTCAAAACATCCGGATACCCCAAAGTGAAGCCTGCTTTCTCTAAACAGCAGGGTTTCAGTTTAATGGAAGTCTTAATTGCAATGATTATTATCGCAATTGGTTTGTTAGGCTTCCTTTCTTTACAACTTGCGTCAGTCAACTCCAATCAGGAAGGAATGGCTCGCACCCAGGCGACATTAGTAGGTCAAGATTTGGCCGCATCTATGCGTGGTAATCGAAAGTTCATTAATGAGGTTGACGGTACACTTAACCCTTACCTTAACAATGATGCGTATAACGACTGTACTACAGAGCCACCTCAGGCTTGTGGAGGTGCTGGTTCAAATTGTACTGCCACTCAGCAAGCGGAGTTTGATGTGTGGAAAGTGTGCGCAACTCTCAGTGGCTTTGATGGGTCTGCAGCTAATACTGTCGCTAACAATCCAATGATTGGTGGTCAAGTGCTTGTTTCTTGTAAAGATAGAGATACTCTTGATGGAGACATTTGTTCGCCTGGTTCAACATTTAGTATTTATACCTACTGGCAAGCAGGAGCCCTTAGAGAAGATGTAGGGCAAACTCAGGGTATCATCAGGAATGCTCGTTGTGACGCATTGGCGCCTGGTGATGACTTTGACTGTACCGTTATTGATTTAATGCCATGA